The Myxococcota bacterium DNA segment CCGAGCGACACCATGCAGGTGAGCAGCGCCGAGCCGCCGTAGGACAGCATCGGCAGCGGCACGCCGACCACGGGCAGGAGACCGATCACCATGCCCACGTTGATCGCGCCCGCCCAGAAGAACAGCGACACGATCCCGACCGCCAGGTAGGCGCCGAACAGGTCCTTCGACGAGTGGGCGATCTGCAGCCCGCGGATCAGGATCCCGAGATACAGGACCAGCACGACGGCCGCGCCCACGAAGCCCCACTCCTCGCCCAGCACCGAGAACACGAAGTCGGTCTGCTCCTCGGGCAGGAAGTCGAGCTGGCTCTGCGAGCCGTGAAGGAAGCCCTTGCCGAAGAGGCCGCCGGCGCCCACGGCGATCTGCGCCTGGATCGAGTGATACGCCGCGCCCAGCGGGTCGCGCTCGGGGTTCAGGAACGTGTACACGCGGTCCTTCTGGTAGTCGTGCAGGAAGAAGAACCAGGCGATGGCCACGGCCGCGATGCCTGCGGTCCCGATCAGCACGATCGAGCTCGTGCGCACGCGAGTCACCGCGAGGAAGCTCGCCGAGACCACGCACAGGAGCAGCGCCGTGCCCAGGTCGGGCTGCTTCACGACCAGCGCGGCGGGCAGCGCGACCAGCAGCGCCGGCACGACCAGGTCGAGCAAGCCCACCGGCGCGGTGGCGCTGCGGCGCGCGAGGATGCGAGCGAACAGCACGATCAGCGCCAGCTTCGCCAGCTCGCTCGGCTGCAGGTTCATGGGGCCGAGGTCGATCCAGCGCTGCGAGCCGTTCACGATCCGGCCCACGAACAGCACCGCGACGAGCAGCGCCATCACACCGCCGTAGAACGGGAACGCGACGCGCTCGAGCGTGCGGTAGTCGAGCACGAGCGTCGCGAACAGCAGCACGAGCCCCAGCCCGAGCCACACCATCTGGCGCCACGCAGTGACGGGCAGGAAGGCCGCGCCGCGCTCCGGCGAGGCGGAGATCAGGTTCACGATGCCGATCAAGGCCACCGCCAGGCCCATGATGAAGATGGGCCACTCGAAATTCTGGATCAGTCTACGGTCGATTCCCGGCATACAGATCCGCCTCGTCCTCGAGGAAGCGAGTCACTACA contains these protein-coding regions:
- the rodA gene encoding rod shape-determining protein RodA, producing MPGIDRRLIQNFEWPIFIMGLAVALIGIVNLISASPERGAAFLPVTAWRQMVWLGLGLVLLFATLVLDYRTLERVAFPFYGGVMALLVAVLFVGRIVNGSQRWIDLGPMNLQPSELAKLALIVLFARILARRSATAPVGLLDLVVPALLVALPAALVVKQPDLGTALLLCVVSASFLAVTRVRTSSIVLIGTAGIAAVAIAWFFFLHDYQKDRVYTFLNPERDPLGAAYHSIQAQIAVGAGGLFGKGFLHGSQSQLDFLPEEQTDFVFSVLGEEWGFVGAAVVLVLYLGILIRGLQIAHSSKDLFGAYLAVGIVSLFFWAGAINVGMVIGLLPVVGVPLPMLSYGGSALLTCMVSLGLLMNVSMRRYIF